The genomic window cattttatcatcaatCACAGCCAATGAACAGTACCACCGTTTattcttcagtttctttaTTGGTTCCCATTCTCCcttattaatatcaaaacaatcaactcgATCACTCCACGCCCCTCCCACAAGATAAATGTTCCCATTGTGTCCAATTGCTGATCTGTATTCGAGTTGATATTCATCTGGTATTTTAGTTAATAATTCCAAATTtctcgtttcacttttccattcataaaTACTTGAACATCGATACTCCTCATTGATATCCATGACAtatcctttcccttcacattcaaagacactCCATATCTCATAAATCCCCGGCAGATGATGCTCCTCTCCCTCCCACGCTCCCTTCTTCAACTGAAACATTCTATCCTCAGAACCAACATGTAgcattccattgatttcagccacacGTCCAAATGGATAACAATAATCAATGGGCATGTTTGGTATGTTTGTCTCCCATTTGAGACTAGGATTTCCCATCGAAGGTCCAATCTAAATTCATTCAATAATTTGTATTCTCATTTTTTCACTAAAATCACCTTTTTTCTCAATCCAATATTAGTCATTTCCGATTTCGCCAGTTTCTTCTCCAATTCTTGGAAGCGccgcttttctctcttctcctcttctcccaCCAACGATCTTCCTTCTCatttcaaaataataaatctcAAAAATCCCGTAATTGTCCCCGTATTCGCTCACCTTGTTCGCAAAGCGCTTTGACGACATGTTCCTGTCCTTCGGTCTCACGCAGAATCGTCATAAATTGATCGTAAGACGTCGGTCCTTTTCGGGGCAAAATCTCGCTGAGAAGCTTGCGCGATTGCCCTTGTGATGGCGAAATCGTGAGAAGCAATTGATACTCTTCGTTGTCAACGAGTTTTTCGCGATAGAGACGATCGAGGAAGGAGATGGGATTGAGAACTCGGACTAGATCGTCGAATTGGGGTCGAACAATTGAATCCCATCGTTTGTCGATCAACGAAGACATTTGGGGCCGAAAGAGAGACGACAGTGAGCGCGAAGACGGCGGAGAGAACAATGAGGAGAAGTCGGGAAAACAATGAATCATAAAGGGCGGGTGAGAAGAGTTCGGGTTCGGGGAAAATCCCCACAAGAGTAGTCCCCCAACGAAAACGTGGATAATCTGCTACGATTTCTAATCTGTTATGGGGTTTGGGCACATTTTTGACTTGaggatgtgacgtcaggatGAAATGAGTCATTTTTGGACGTCAAATCATCGTTTCAGGTAAATTCCTTAGACTCCCTCCCACATCCCAATTACGTGGGAAGTACACATGTATTCATCCACACAGGATGACTTAGTTCCACCTTTCATTATAAAGCTGAGGGGAAAAGAGGGAAACACACGCTTTATTCATTCCTCAACGTATCAGAGAGCAATCTAAAGAAGAGATGTACGCCTCTAGGGACTCGATCACGTGCAGTTGTTAGCCAATGATGAACGAAGGTAAtcatttattaattagaaCATGATCATCtcaaagaagcaaaaaataattgCAAGTGTAGATCAATCTAATTTAGCATTGAGTCTTGCTctaattcgtcgtcttcttttctcaagTGGACTCAAAGGACCAGGATCCTTATTCTTCAGCAAACTTTTGCCTGGACTgagcgtcgaaacgacgaatttcttttttccaaTCGGCTCATAGGCTATGggaataattaaataaattatttaattatctAGATCAATTTACCTTTATAATGTTTTccagaaaatcgaattattctcttctttttcaaaacgggtgtctttgacgatttcttttttcgtccaTCAACACTTATAGAATCGAAATTGAGTTTCATTTGTGGAGAAGGGAgaggagacgaagatgagGCTTGAAGTCGTTTTGAACGACGATAATTGACCGAAATGTCATCATCCACAGTAGCACTATCACCACTTCCGGGAACGTCACTATTATGACGACGCTTCTTGGCTGGACTCTCAATCACTACTACGTCATCAGGAGTAATTTGGGTGAGAAACCTTCAAAGGAAAATTCACGTCACCATATATATGTAATTAggtatttattaatttacaTTTCCCTGAGAGCGTACAATGCTCTTCTGTTCTTGGCACGTGTCAGCGTATCAGCTGCTACAGTGAATAAATTCTCAGCTATAAGACTGAAATCAATCTACACAGTCCATAAGCATagttaaaaatattttaattagtattGAATTATTAACCTGTAGTGGAACATCTTCGGACAATTCAAGCAATGGCTTGAAAATACAATCACATATATTGTCCAATAACGCAGCCCTAGCGAATcgttaaaaattaattattaattaaattctgaACTCTTACGATTGGCAGTTAGCAGCTAATACGTAAATAGGTTGAAGAAGAACATTAAATAAATCGAAGGTcaactagaaaaaattcaaatcttACATTTTTAGAacacgaaaagaaaaaggaatgTTTTACTTTTGAATCAGCTACGCTTAGTAGTTCCCCTAGAAATTTATCAGCAACATGCAGAGAAATTCCCAATGAAACCTcaaggaaaaaattgaatagttatttattttttattttctatttacaAATTGAGCTTTGACATTGAGTGGACCATCAGCAAGAAAAGTTGCAAAAGAATCACATAACCTATAGCCCAAAcatgattattaattaattaatttagaaattattgattatgtAGTCTTGCCCTTGATCCCATTCATGTTTCTTAAGAAAGCAAAACGATTCTCTCAAGAAAATAGACATGAGCTAAATTCAAATTCtcaaaaattgaacaaacattttttaaattaaacCATGTAAAATTTGTCAATTCGAAGTCGATCAATTCCCGTCCATTCTCGCTGCATCGTcaaaaaaaatgttttgatAAATTGAAAACCTGAATAAGGAAgtcaaacgattttttcatcGTCTAATGTACTCTTCTCACTCTGTTCACTATCGTGGAAAGTGTAGATGAGATTAGCGAGCTGATTGGCTAATTGTTCCTGAAAAGATTAAATTATAGTGATATAGTGTATTTTCCCTATTTAGTCGAAATTAGACTCTGAACCTGAACGGACGGCTTGTCAGACATCCACATGGAGTAAAAGAGGCCTTTCCACACTCGCATCATGTCCATTTCGTCGAATCCTGGATAGACGATACGTCAAAATCCTATTTTCACGCGTTAGCCTTACCTGGTGGCTTCGAGCTTTGAAAGGCGAGCCATTCGTTCAACTTCTTCAACGCTCGATCGCGTTTCGTCTTGTTGGGATCGGCCAAACGGCGCGCAAAGTCAATTTCCTTTCGGTCTTTATCCATCTTAGCGCGCTCGTCCGTACGTAACAGAACGAAGGCGTTCTACGTCACTGAACACGTCACGCGAAAATGATCACATGAAAAATACctacgacgtcatcgtcccAGAATAGCGAAACCCGTATGGGAGAGACGATAGGCTAAAGGGACTGTTATGCCATCTCATCGTCGCTGCTGCTCCCACCCGCCCCAACGATGTCCGATCCCACGCTCGATCTAAAAGCCCTGCGAAAGAAAACCCAACGGCTATCGTTCGAGCTCGGCTCGCTGAGCCTGAGCCCGGGCGCGAGTCCGAGCAGCGTCGCGAGCCCGAGCAGCGCGcccgtctcgccgtcgacgcgccgacCGCTCCAACCGCTTCTCATACCGAAATTCGGCTCGCCCGTCGCCTCGCGAAAGCATTCGGCTCAAACGCGAGGTATCGGCTAATTGAATTAAGTCGCGTATACGCGGAAATGACGAAGAAGGGAATCCCAAAACGAACGTTCTTGTCTTCCCTTCTCCCCCCATGGgacgatttcgctttctcccgcacgtgacgtcacaaaagcGATATATAAAAACCCTCATGTGTTATTTTCGTTGTTATGTGTGTGGGTGTGGTCGGTTAGGTATTCCGGGACTTTTGCGACGCTCTCCCACGCCTCAATCGTACGTGGGTAGTGCGGGTAGCAGTGCCGCTTCGTCGGAGACGGAGAGTCCGGCCGATACGACTCGAGTCGACGGGTATGAATATTTCATTATATATAATgcatcaataataattaattattagcgTCACTGTTGATCCTCAAATTGAGCGTATGCTCAAAACGACGGGAGTTCTGAAGATCTACGCTAAGGTTTGATTATATATTATGAATTATTTAGTATATAATTGGTGTACGTGTTTTTAGGAGTATCCCGGAAACGAGAAGGATCTTCAGATGGTGAGTCGTATTGGACACGGAACGAGTGGTCAAGTCGCCAAAATGAAACACGTGCCAAGTGGCATGATAATGGCTGtaaaggtaaataaataattaattttatatgTTTCATTATTCAATGAGTTTATAGACGATGAATCGAAGTCACGATCGCGAAGAACAGAAGCGCGTTCTCATGGATCTCTTCGTCATGACGACGCATCTATGTCCATACATAGTTACGTGTTATGGATGCATTATAACGGATGTAATTTCATAACCTAATACATGTACATGTACTTATTCATTTCCCTTTAGGATGAGGTCTATATTTGTATGGAATTGATGGGCTGTTGCGTCGATAAGCTCATGAAGAAAACGGGCAAAGCGATACCGGAGGACATCATAGGAAAGATATCCGTCTCCGTAATCAAAGCGCTTAAttatctaaaagaaaaacacaaCATTATACACAGAGGTACAttgtaataataatatttataCGCACCTGTATCATGAACACATCTGGTTTAGATATTAAGCCTTCGAATATTTTACTCGATTCTGCTGGAAACGTCAAGCTGTGCGACTTTGGCATTAGTGGACGTCTAGTCGATTCTAAAGCCAAGACTAGAGCTGCGGGATCAGCTGCATATATGGCAGTACGAATGgatataaaattaataaacgaTAAATATAATACCACGTGGTTTATTAGCCTGAGAGGATTGCACCGGATACGGCTCAACTGGGATATGACATTAGAGCTGACATATGGAGTTTTGGAATCACCATGgtatcaaattgaaaaatcaatgaataattttaaattaaattaatcaattaggTTGAAATGGCAACGGGATCTTTTCCCTATAAAGATTGCAAAAAGGAATTCGACGTTTTAACAAAAATCATGATGGACCCCTCTCCTCAAATTCCaagagacaaaaaattttcaatcaACTTCCAAGACTTCGTATCTCAATGGTAAAGactttctaaaaaataatttaaataatttattcatttatttatttatttttcagtctaatcaaagatttggaGAAGCGACCTCGCTACAAGCAACTTCTAGAACATCCCTTCATCAAGTGGTTCGAAGTGAAACATGTCAACGTTTCTCAGTGGTATTCCACACTGCCCTCCTTCGATTAGtattatataattatttactATGCCGCTCACGTGACCCCTCCCCTTCCCTTTCCCTCCCTCTATACGTCTCTTTCGTTTTATTAAAAAAATGTTTCTTTACGTTGAACGATACAGTGaacaaataaaaagaaattatttattattattattataggCGGGTTGGTTCGAAGTCGGGCAGCCAATCGGCGACTTTTCTTCGTAGAAttgctcgtcgtttttccgcttgtttttctcgtttcgaCCAGGGAACGAAATCGATCCACTTACGAATAGAGACGCGTTTCAAAGATCTACACACATATAAAGAAGTcaagtaaaaaaattagataaataattttaattatttactttGCATAGAAGTCTTGAGCTCTCTCTTCCTTTCGCATCGCTTCCACGTGTTCGCTTGCAACAAAATATTGCCACACGTGTAAATATTTTCGCTTGAGTCCCTCCTCGCAATGTCGATCGGCCGCCGCCTCCAAACCAAATTCAATAGTCATATACtaagtaaataaattaattaattaattaatattttattgGTCTTACTTCTATCCAGAGTTTAAAATATCTTTTTAATAGGATATCTTTGAAGAGGCTAtctgcttctctttctcttttttctgcatccgcgcgcgctacgcgttgccatggcaagAAGCATTTtccgagaagaagacgtctgCTACAATCGATTGCctttgtttcgttttcgcgtctcAATTCAATTAAGCGTTTCCATGGGAGCAAACCACGACGTTTCATCAAGGTGAGTTGATAGTGTTCTTCGGCTCGGCCTACCTGTCTGGCTAATAATTCAAGTctcttctgtttctcttcttccctctggaaaaataaataaaatccattataattataattattacaattattataattaataattattattattataatttTAActattataattattattattattactattAGAGGAGTTTTTTCTTATACCTGTTTAGCTagttttctctcctctcttctcttctcaattttctccattttttcctcctcctctttgcgtcttctctcctcttcctcttccttcatTCTCGCCagtttctcctcctccgcttGCCTCATCTTTTCCACGCGcgcttcgcgtcgttcaGCTATGAGCGCCGCCCTTTCCTCCATCCCCTTGGGCCCACTGGGCCTCACAGGTAAAGAGGCCCCCCTTTCGCCCCCACTCCGCGCCACCCTCTTGGGACCAGCAAGCACGCGTTCGA from Oscarella lobularis chromosome 1, ooOscLobu1.1, whole genome shotgun sequence includes these protein-coding regions:
- the LOC136199387 gene encoding uncharacterized protein, translating into MSSLIDKRWDSIVRPQFDDLVRVLNPISFLDRLYREKLVDNEEYQLLLTISPSQGQSRKLLSEILPRKGPTSYDQFMTILRETEGQEHVVKALCEQGRSLVGEEEKREKRRFQELEKKLAKSEMTNIGLRKKIGPSMGNPSLKWETNIPNMPIDYCYPFGRVAEINGMLHVGSEDRMFQLKKGAWEGEEHHLPGIYEIWSVFECEGKGYVMDINEEYRCSSIYEWKSETRNLELLTKIPDEYQLEYRSAIGHNGNIYLVGGAWSDRVDCFDINKGEWEPIKKLKNKRWYCSLAVIDDKMFVGGALWAGNSVECFSMEKQDWIDIKPTTEELCELSSWNGKLVATGGWKESNCVEMYDELSGDWLPLPSMNEGRDLHGACTTKDNQLIVVGGALSAGNSVECLKM
- the LOC136199391 gene encoding ribosomal RNA processing protein 1 homolog A-like, producing the protein MDKDRKEIDFARRLADPNKTKRDRALKKLNEWLAFQSSKPPGFDEMDMMRVWKGLFYSMWMSDKPSVQEQLANQLANLIYTFHDSEQSFQFIKTFFLTMQREWTGIDRLRIDKFYMLMSIFLRESFCFLKKHEWDQGLCDSFATFLADGPLNVKAQFVSLGISLHVADKFLGELLSVADSKLTFDLFNVLLQPIYVLAANCQSAALLDNICDCIFKPLLELSEDVPLQIDFSLIAENLFTVAADTLTRAKNRRALYALREMFLTQITPDDVVVIESPAKKRRHNSDVPGSGDSATVDDDISVNYRRSKRLQASSSSPLPSPQMKLNFDSISVDGRKKKSSKTPVLKKKRIIRFSGKHYKAYEPIGKKKFVVSTLSPGKSLLKNKDPGPLSPLEKRRRRIRARLNAKLD
- the LOC136199390 gene encoding dual specificity mitogen-activated protein kinase kinase 7-like: MSDPTLDLKALRKKTQRLSFELGSLSLSPGASPSSVASPSSAPVSPSTRRPLQPLLIPKFGSPVASRKHSAQTRGIPGLLRRSPTPQSYVGSAGSSAASSETESPADTTRVDGVTVDPQIERMLKTTGVLKIYAKEYPGNEKDLQMVSRIGHGTSGQVAKMKHVPSGMIMAVKTMNRSHDREEQKRVLMDLFVMTTHLCPYIVTCYGCIITDDEVYICMELMGCCVDKLMKKTGKAIPEDIIGKISVSVIKALNYLKEKHNIIHRDIKPSNILLDSAGNVKLCDFGISGRLVDSKAKTRAAGSAAYMAPERIAPDTAQLGYDIRADIWSFGITMVEMATGSFPYKDCKKEFDVLTKIMMDPSPQIPRDKKFSINFQDFVSQCLIKDLEKRPRYKQLLEHPFIKWFEVKHVNVSQWYSTLPSFD